In the uncultured Methanobacterium sp. genome, one interval contains:
- a CDS encoding dihydroorotate dehydrogenase, protein MLEIEICQMEMRNPTVLAAGVLGSTSSSLNWVARSGAGAVVTKSFALEPNKGYPNPTTVEVEGGIINAIGLSNPGVEAFKGELEKLEGNIPQIASIYGSTPEEFASLASQVEHLVDALELNVSCPHAMEGCGAAIGQDPELTSQIVGAVKKSVKVPVIVKLTPNVTDIVEIAKAAERAGADAITLINSLGPGMRIDPETAHPVLSNRFGGMSGPVIKPIALRCVYQVHQNVKIPIMGVGGITDYRDVVEFLYAGARCVQIGTAVMYRGLEVFQEINTGLEKFMKDKNYQTVEEMVGMAHHL, encoded by the coding sequence CCCTTAACTGGGTAGCTCGAAGTGGAGCTGGGGCAGTGGTAACTAAATCCTTTGCATTGGAGCCCAATAAGGGCTACCCCAACCCCACCACTGTGGAAGTGGAGGGGGGTATAATCAATGCTATAGGATTATCCAACCCCGGTGTGGAAGCATTCAAGGGTGAACTGGAAAAACTGGAGGGTAACATCCCACAGATAGCCTCAATCTACGGTTCCACACCAGAAGAGTTTGCATCTCTGGCCAGTCAGGTGGAACACCTGGTGGATGCCCTGGAACTCAACGTATCCTGCCCCCATGCTATGGAAGGATGCGGAGCAGCAATAGGTCAGGATCCAGAGTTAACCAGTCAAATTGTGGGGGCGGTTAAAAAATCAGTTAAGGTACCGGTGATTGTGAAGCTAACACCCAATGTAACTGATATCGTAGAGATAGCCAAGGCAGCAGAACGAGCTGGTGCTGATGCAATTACTCTCATCAACTCCCTGGGTCCGGGAATGAGGATCGATCCCGAAACTGCTCACCCTGTACTTTCCAACCGTTTCGGAGGAATGTCAGGTCCAGTCATAAAACCCATAGCCCTGCGCTGTGTATATCAGGTCCATCAGAACGTTAAGATACCTATAATGGGGGTGGGTGGTATAACTGACTACCGAGACGTGGTGGAATTCTTATACGCCGGAGCCAGATGCGTTCAGATAGGAACTGCAGTCATGTACCGTGGACTGGAAGTTTTCCAGGAGATAAACACTGGTCTGGAGAAATTCATGAAGGATAAGAATTATCAAACTGTGGAGGAAATGGTGGGAATGGCCCACCACTTGTAA
- a CDS encoding dihydroorotate dehydrogenase electron transfer subunit, with amino-acid sequence MSKTNIMHFPQVLKIKRVVEETPTVKTFYFPWEVKDELNGQLPTPGQFVMVWNFQDEKPMSISRIDPVNEEIALSVKMVGPFTQSLHKLQENDQLGLRGPYGRGFEIAGSRVLAVGGGIGMAPVAAFAEEASSRGVQVDVITAATTQSEILFTERLEKAGASVFPTTDDGSHGFCGFATELAEKLLDEGNYDLVVACGPEIMMKKLFLITEKFQIPAQFSMERYMKCAMGICGQCCVDDVGWRICVEGPVFWGDQLRMISEFGKYHRDASGIKNKF; translated from the coding sequence ATGTCAAAAACCAATATCATGCATTTTCCACAGGTACTGAAAATCAAGAGGGTAGTTGAGGAAACACCCACTGTGAAGACCTTCTATTTTCCATGGGAGGTTAAAGATGAACTCAACGGCCAGCTTCCAACTCCTGGACAGTTTGTGATGGTCTGGAATTTCCAGGATGAAAAGCCAATGTCCATATCCAGAATCGATCCAGTTAATGAAGAAATCGCGCTTTCCGTGAAAATGGTGGGCCCATTCACCCAGTCGCTCCATAAACTCCAGGAAAACGATCAATTAGGATTAAGAGGTCCCTATGGCAGGGGATTTGAGATTGCAGGTTCTCGTGTCCTGGCAGTTGGTGGGGGTATTGGAATGGCACCGGTGGCTGCATTTGCTGAAGAAGCATCCAGTAGGGGTGTGCAGGTGGATGTCATCACTGCTGCCACCACCCAGAGCGAAATACTCTTTACAGAACGCCTGGAAAAGGCAGGTGCCAGTGTGTTTCCCACCACTGATGATGGGAGTCATGGTTTCTGTGGATTTGCCACGGAACTAGCAGAAAAACTCCTGGATGAAGGCAACTATGACTTGGTGGTAGCCTGTGGTCCGGAGATAATGATGAAAAAGCTCTTCCTCATCACCGAGAAATTCCAGATCCCGGCACAGTTTTCCATGGAGCGCTACATGAAGTGTGCCATGGGGATATGTGGCCAGTGCTGTGTGGATGATGTGGGCTGGAGGATCTGTGTAGAAGGACCGGTGTTCTGGGGAGACCAGCTCCGTATGATATCTGAATTCGGAAAATACCATAGGGATGCTTCTGGTATAAAAAATAAATTTTAA